One Methanoculleus sp. 7T genomic window carries:
- a CDS encoding ArsB/NhaD family transporter produces the protein MEIVALIAVAVFLFTYALIIDERIHRAVAAMLGAAIVVFIGIVPWEGILEHVDFGTIFLLLGMMIIVNTARGSGLFEYIAIKTTKLAKGSPIRVLVLFALVTALTSAFLDNVTTVLLLTPMLLYVSKVMKLNPVPFLVTEIFASNIGGAATLIGDPPNIMIASSAGLTFNEFLIHLGPIMVVDMAILLLMMYVIYGRSMKVSPDEREEMVRTLNNLDERAAITDRSLFRKSVIVIAFVVLLFFIHDRIGEILHVFLPFVDPAMGLEPAEVALVGAAILLFWSRQSPEEIFEKIEWPALFFFGGLFVIVGALVETGVIASIASVMVENVGSTGEAIFIVTWFAAIASAIVDNIPLTAAMIPLIHDLGATMDVYPLWWALALGACLGGNGTAIGASANVVVIGIAEREGIDITFIDFLKIGMLVLFVTVAVGFGMLWMTFVV, from the coding sequence ATGGAGATTGTTGCACTGATCGCAGTAGCGGTCTTTCTCTTCACCTACGCGCTCATCATCGACGAGCGGATCCACCGTGCGGTCGCCGCCATGCTTGGGGCGGCGATCGTGGTCTTCATCGGGATCGTCCCCTGGGAGGGGATCCTCGAACATGTCGACTTCGGGACGATCTTCTTGCTCCTCGGGATGATGATCATCGTCAATACCGCCCGCGGGAGCGGCCTCTTCGAGTACATTGCAATAAAGACGACCAAACTCGCGAAAGGAAGTCCGATCCGGGTCCTCGTCCTCTTTGCGCTCGTGACCGCGCTCACAAGCGCGTTCCTCGACAACGTCACCACGGTCCTCCTCCTCACCCCGATGCTCCTCTACGTCTCGAAGGTGATGAAACTCAACCCCGTCCCCTTCCTGGTCACGGAGATCTTCGCTTCCAACATCGGCGGGGCGGCGACGCTCATCGGCGACCCCCCGAACATCATGATCGCGTCGTCTGCGGGACTGACCTTCAATGAGTTCCTGATTCACCTAGGACCCATCATGGTCGTCGATATGGCGATCCTCCTCCTGATGATGTACGTCATCTACGGCCGGTCCATGAAGGTGAGCCCTGATGAGCGGGAGGAGATGGTCCGGACGCTCAACAACCTCGACGAGCGGGCGGCGATCACAGACCGGTCGCTCTTCCGGAAGTCGGTGATCGTCATCGCGTTTGTGGTCCTCCTCTTCTTCATCCACGACCGGATCGGGGAGATCCTGCATGTCTTCCTGCCGTTCGTCGACCCGGCGATGGGGCTTGAGCCTGCGGAGGTGGCCCTCGTCGGGGCGGCGATCCTCCTCTTCTGGAGCAGGCAGTCGCCTGAGGAGATCTTTGAGAAGATCGAGTGGCCGGCCCTCTTCTTCTTCGGCGGGCTCTTCGTCATCGTCGGCGCCCTCGTCGAGACCGGCGTCATCGCGAGCATCGCATCGGTCATGGTCGAGAACGTCGGGTCGACCGGCGAGGCGATATTCATCGTGACCTGGTTTGCCGCCATCGCCTCGGCGATCGTGGATAACATTCCCCTGACCGCGGCGATGATACCGCTCATCCACGATCTGGGGGCGACGATGGACGTCTACCCGCTCTGGTGGGCGCTCGCCCTTGGTGCGTGTCTCGGCGGAAACGGCACGGCTATCGGGGCGTCGGCAAACGTCGTGGTTATCGGTATCGCCGAGCGTGAGGGCATCGATATCACCTTTATCGATTTCTTGAAGATCGGAATGCTGGTGCTCTTCGTGACGGTGGCGGTAGGATTCGGAATGCTCTGGATGACGTTTGTGGTGTGA
- the budA gene encoding acetolactate decarboxylase yields MVQDALLRCAAVAAASLLIGACIALALAPPSVGPALGGDADRETLYQVSTIDALLQGVYDGSISFDELATHGDLGIGCGDRLDGELVGVDGEWYLVRTDGRASPTAGNAMTPFATATFFDPDMTVPIDEPKNLTALEGYLETKIPSKNLFYAIRFDGTFPRVVTRSVPAQEKPYPRLADVTANQTVFTFENVTGTAVGFWTPVLAKGVNVPGYHLHFITSDRNAGGHLLDMTVAEGSVQVDTTTNFTMVLPAGGDFWTVDLSENLSEDLKRAEK; encoded by the coding sequence ATGGTTCAAGACGCACTGCTCCGTTGTGCCGCCGTTGCCGCTGCCTCCCTTCTCATCGGGGCCTGCATCGCCCTTGCGCTCGCTCCCCCGTCTGTCGGGCCTGCACTCGGCGGGGACGCCGACCGGGAGACGCTCTACCAAGTGTCGACCATCGATGCGCTCCTGCAGGGCGTCTACGACGGCAGCATCTCCTTCGACGAACTTGCGACGCACGGCGACCTCGGCATTGGGTGCGGCGACCGGCTTGACGGGGAACTGGTCGGCGTTGACGGGGAGTGGTACCTGGTCAGGACCGACGGACGGGCCTCTCCGACCGCCGGAAACGCAATGACTCCGTTTGCGACCGCCACGTTCTTCGACCCGGATATGACGGTCCCGATCGACGAACCGAAGAACCTGACTGCTCTAGAGGGCTACCTGGAGACAAAGATCCCCTCGAAGAACCTCTTCTACGCGATCAGGTTCGATGGTACCTTTCCACGAGTGGTGACCCGGAGCGTGCCCGCCCAAGAGAAGCCCTACCCGCGTCTTGCCGACGTGACGGCAAATCAGACGGTCTTTACGTTCGAGAACGTCACCGGGACAGCCGTCGGGTTCTGGACGCCCGTACTGGCAAAAGGGGTCAACGTCCCCGGGTATCATCTCCATTTCATCACGAGCGACCGCAACGCCGGTGGTCACCTGCTCGATATGACCGTAGCGGAGGGCAGCGTGCAGGTTGACACCACAACGAATTTCACTATGGTTCTTCCTGCCGGCGGTGACTTCTGGACGGTCGACCTCTCGGAAAACCTCTCCGAAGACCTCAAGCGTGCGGAGAAGTAG
- a CDS encoding universal stress protein has product MKILVLIDGSKWSQKAALHAIELAKRKNAEVVLFSVLDIAEAKAMAFNFCTQSGICDLVKDYEGRIWKDMHKNIEQELAGILSRYKGEKIECSSKVVEGQIREEVLREANSGEYGLVVMGAFGKSGKTRISTLLEEIGGAVRPPLLVVR; this is encoded by the coding sequence ATGAAGATTCTCGTACTTATCGACGGTTCGAAATGGAGCCAGAAAGCGGCTCTCCATGCGATTGAGTTGGCAAAGCGGAAGAATGCCGAGGTTGTCCTCTTCTCGGTGCTGGATATTGCGGAGGCAAAAGCGATGGCCTTCAACTTCTGCACCCAGAGCGGTATCTGCGACCTGGTGAAGGATTACGAAGGCCGGATCTGGAAGGATATGCACAAGAACATCGAACAGGAACTCGCCGGCATCCTCTCCCGGTATAAGGGAGAGAAGATCGAGTGTTCGTCGAAGGTTGTGGAGGGGCAGATCAGGGAAGAGGTCCTCCGAGAGGCGAACTCCGGCGAATACGGGCTGGTCGTCATGGGCGCTTTCGGCAAGAGCGGGAAGACCCGGATCAGCACGCTGCTTGAAGAGATCGGCGGCGCGGTCAGACCGCCGCTGCTCGTCGTCAGATAA